The following is a genomic window from Capnocytophaga stomatis.
CACTGGCTGAATGCTTCCTCCTAAGTTTTTATCAAAATCTTTCAATAAATCCATTTCCGGATGTGCCATTGAAAAAACACCATTGAAAGGATTTACCTTCCCGAAAATAACATAAGGTTCATTGATTTTCAACGAATCTCGCATCCATTTCAAGCCTTTGAACCAAACCAATTCCATTGAGCCTGTGTCATCTACAAATGTTGCAACTAAGCGACTCATATTCTTTCGAGAGGTGGATTCCACTGTTTTTAAGTGAATTATCTTTCCTATTATCTGAACTTCGGAGCTATTATTCTGTAATTCATTGATTTTATAAAACCGAGTTCTGTCAATATATCGGAAGGGAAATAAATTTAACAAATCTTGAAACTCAAAAATACCCAATTCACTCTTCAGAAGCTCAGCACGTTGTGCTCCAACCCCTCGAAGACATACAATAGGAGTATGTAAAATTTCTGAATTTCTCATAACTTGATTCTTTAAAAAATTTCGTAAAAACAAGCAAATCCTTGTGGCAAAAATATATCTTTTATTGAAAAAAGTCGTTCCTTTGCAAAAAAAACTTATGATAAAATTAATTGTATCGGACATTGATGGCACTTTGGTAAATAGCAAAAAAGAAATTCCTGACAGTTTTTGGAGAATTTTCAATCTAATCAAAGAAAAAAATATTCGTTTTTGTGCCGCCAGCGGACGACAAATGCAAAGCCTTGAGCAACTTTTTGAACCGATTGCCTCTGAAATTGGTTTCGTGTCGGATAACGGGGCTCTTGCTAAATTCAAAGGACAAGAATTGTATGAAATCCCGTTAGAAATCAATGAAATAAAACCTATTTTGGAAGTTTGCGAGCAAATCAAAAATATTGGAACGGTTGTTTGCGGGAAGAAAAAAGCCTATATCAAAACCAATTCTGATAGTATTCTTGAAGAAATCCTTCGGCATTATCCTTCTTATCAAAGAGTTACGGATTTTTCAGCAATTGACGATACTGTTTTCAAAATCTCAATCTGTGATGAAAAAACTCCCAAACTGAATTCTTATCCGCAATTGAAAAGTTTTTCAAAAGATTTTAATGTAGTTATTTCTGGTAATTTTTGGCTTGATGTTACCAACCAAAAAGTAAATAAAGGATTAGCTTTGAGCGAATTGCAAAAATTATGGAATATAACTCCTGAACAAACTCTTGTTTTTGGCGACCAAATGAATGATATTGAAATGATGCAAACTGCAAAATTCAGCTACGCGATGAAAAACGCTGAACCAGAGGTAAAAAGAATTGCTTCTTTCGTAACAGACTACGACAACGATAATGAAGGTGTGATGAGAAAAATTGAGGAATTATTAAACAATATGTAAGCTCAACTTTGCTTATATGCTCAAAAATCATACCTTTTCTTCAAAAAATATCAGATATAATTTGGCAGTTTCAAAAAAAGTGCGTTAATTTGCACCCTGATTTTGATTAACTAAGATTTTATAATAATAGAAATAGAGAAAAATGGCTAGAGTTTGTGAATTAACAGGTAAAAAAGCTTTGGTGGGAAATAACGTATCTCACGCAATGAACAAAACAAAACGTAAATTCAACGTAAACTTAAGAACTAAACGTTTCTACATTCCTGAAGAGGACCGTTGGATTACATTGAGAGTATCGGCATCTGCGATGAAAACAATTGACAAAAAAGGTATTTACGCAGTTTTAAAAGAAATTGAACGCAAAGGGTACATTTAGTAGTATCTTAAAAACATAAAACACATAGTACAATGGCTAAGAAAGGAAATAGAATACAAGTTATTATGGAATGTACTGAGCATAAAGAATCTGGTATGCCAGGAACATCTCGTTACATCACAACAAAGAATAAAAAAAATACACCTGATAGATTGGAACTAAAAAAATTCAATCCTATCTTGAAAAGAGTAACTGTTCATAAAGAAATTAAATAATAAGGGTCATGGCAAAGAAAACAGTAGCAACATTACAGGGAAAATCAAAAAAATTGACAAAAGCCATTAAAATGGTTAGATCTCCTAAAACAGGTGCCTACACTTTTGTTGAAAGCGTTATGTCTCCTGAACTAGTAGATGAATTTTTGAAAAAGAAATAATTTAATTTTCTCTATTTATAATAACGAAAGCTGTCGTGAGACAGCTTTTTGCATTTGTAATCAGCAAAGATTTTTAAGAATCATCGTTTTATATACTTTTTTTTGTATTTTAGCGGAAATTTTTGAAGGGTACTTTTAAATTCCCTTTTCTTTTATATCATTTTTTGATCTCAAATTAATAAAAAATGGCACTAAAATTTTTAAAAAACATTTTTTCAAAAGAAAAAAAAGAAACGCTGGACAAAGGACTGGAAAAATCAAAAAACAGTTTTTTTGATAAACTCGGCAAGGCTATTGTTGGAAAATCAAAGGTAGATGATGAGGTACTTGATAATTTGGAAGAAATTCTCATAGCAAGTGATGTGGGGGTAAATACTACATTAAAAATTATTGAGCGAATTGAAACACGTGTTGCAAAAGATAAATACTTAGGAACAAAAGAATTAAATTCCATTTTAAAAGAAGAGATAGCTGGTTTACTTTCAGAAAGCAATAATATGGGAGAAGAAACCGATTTTTCTGTACCTTCAAATAAAAAACCATACGTGATTTTAGTAGTTGGCGTTAACGGAGCCGGAAAAACTACCACTATCGGGAAATTAGCTAATCAATTCAAAAAGAAAGGATTAAAAGTTGTATTGGGTGCAGGAGATACATTCCGTGCTGCGGCAATAGACCAGTTGCAAGTATGGGCAGACCGTGTTGAAGTACCTATCGTGAAGCAACAATTAGGGAGCGACCCAGCTTCAGTGGCTTATGATACTTTGACCTCGGCTATGAGCCAAAATGCAGATGTAGTAATCATTGATACAGCAGGAAGATTGCATAATAAAATCAACTTAATGAACGAATTAAGTAAAGTGAAACGTGTTATGCAAAAAGTAATTCCGGATGCTCCTCACGATGTTTTATTAGTTCTGGATGGTTCTACAGGGCAAAACGCTTTCGAGCAAGCCAAGGAATTTACTAAAGCAACCAACGTAACTGCACTTGCAATCACAAAGTTAGACGGAACTGCCAAAGGCGGGGTTGTGATTGGTATTTCCGACCAGTTCCAAATTCCTGTAAAATATATTGGTGTGGGAGAAGGAATTGATGATTTACAGATTTTTAATAAATATGAATTTGTAGATTCTTTCTTTAATGTTTAGATTTTACGAACATTTTATAACAAAAAGCGTATTCTTCTGAATACGCTTTTTTTATTACCAGTGGTTTTCAGCTTGGCATCCTCCCCAAATCAAAGTTGCTAAGTAAGGATTATCTATGAAAGGATTTCGATTTCCTTGTGCTTGCTGAATCACGTCATTTCTGTTTTTCTCAATTGATGAAACTGGGTCTTCTGCGTTCCATTTTAGTAACAAATCAATGCCTCCCGTTGAAATTTCTTCATTTAATTCCTCTGCATACCTCAAATTCAAGTAAAGAACCATTCTGGCTACATCTCCCTTCCACTCATCACCCGGAAACCAACTTTTATTCACCAATTTAGCTACTCCTTTTCCGTCTGTAAAAGGATAATTTCCACGTCTGTTATTCACTTTGGAATCACAAACTCTCAAATGATGTAAATCTGTAACTGCCTGTGTGATAATCTTTGAGCGTGGATACACGTGTTCTGTATTGAATGTATTGGGCGAATATTCCTTATTTCCTTCATACTCCTTCCAAAAACGTTCTTCTCCCGTGTAAATCAAAACGACTTTTTCCGAATTGTTATCTGAACGATCTGCTTTATAAAGATATTTATGTCTTTCCGAGTATTTCAGAAATTTGGAGTGCTTCTCAATGGTCAATACCGCCAAATCTTCATAAAGTTTCATTCCTTTTTTTGAGAAATCAACGCTACTATAATAATCTCTTAACTCAAACGGAATATTGTTTTTCTTTATGCTTCTATTTCTTTTTTGTTCAGGAAACGACGAATTACCACATATCGATAAAAATAATATTATTGTAAAAATTATTCCTTTTATAACCATAATCATCTCATTTTTTGAAATTTTATTCACAAAAGTATAAAATTCATACAAATAAAACAAAAAATGAATTTACACAAAAACCGGAATTACTAAAACATTTCATAATAAGATAAAAATACTTTTAAAATTTTGTTTTTTTATTTTGTAATTCTAAAATTTGAATTACATTAGCCTCCGAAAAAATGAGATAATTATGAAACGCGTAATAGTTGATTATAAAAAACTTACGAATGAAATTTTGTCAATGTTGGTAGAAAAGTATCCTGATGGATATGGTGACGATGATGTAATCCGCTTTAAAAATGCAAAGAACGAAACGGTTGAAGCTTTAGAGGTACGAACTGAGGACACTATTTATCTTGTGAAAGTGAGTACCCGATTGGCTGATACAATGGAAAATTTTGATGAAGATGATGATTTCTCAATCTCAGGAGAAGGTGATGATTTGGGCACAGGTGCTTTGGAAATACCTGATGATTCTGTTGATGATGATGAGTAATCTTTCTGCCGTAAAATAAAAAAGTTGGGAGTTCAATCCCAACTTTTTTTGTATTATTAAATCGTTTTTGACTAAAAACTCTTCTTTCAATTTTTAGTAAAAATGAATTATTATTTTTTGTAGTGCAATCGGTATTTCCAGAAAGAAACTGCTCCTAAAATAAGTACAAAAGCTACCGAATAATATACAAATGAAGGAGTTATGATTTTGTCTCCACTTGCATAACTATGCAATCCTGACAAATAGAAATTCACTCCGAAATAAGTCATCAAAATGCTAAAAAACGATACCGTGCTGGCAAAACTAAATGCCCATCGTCC
Proteins encoded in this region:
- a CDS encoding endonuclease I family protein, giving the protein MIMVIKGIIFTIILFLSICGNSSFPEQKRNRSIKKNNIPFELRDYYSSVDFSKKGMKLYEDLAVLTIEKHSKFLKYSERHKYLYKADRSDNNSEKVVLIYTGEERFWKEYEGNKEYSPNTFNTEHVYPRSKIITQAVTDLHHLRVCDSKVNNRRGNYPFTDGKGVAKLVNKSWFPGDEWKGDVARMVLYLNLRYAEELNEEISTGGIDLLLKWNAEDPVSSIEKNRNDVIQQAQGNRNPFIDNPYLATLIWGGCQAENHW
- the ftsY gene encoding signal recognition particle-docking protein FtsY; translation: MALKFLKNIFSKEKKETLDKGLEKSKNSFFDKLGKAIVGKSKVDDEVLDNLEEILIASDVGVNTTLKIIERIETRVAKDKYLGTKELNSILKEEIAGLLSESNNMGEETDFSVPSNKKPYVILVVGVNGAGKTTTIGKLANQFKKKGLKVVLGAGDTFRAAAIDQLQVWADRVEVPIVKQQLGSDPASVAYDTLTSAMSQNADVVIIDTAGRLHNKINLMNELSKVKRVMQKVIPDAPHDVLLVLDGSTGQNAFEQAKEFTKATNVTALAITKLDGTAKGGVVIGISDQFQIPVKYIGVGEGIDDLQIFNKYEFVDSFFNV
- the rpmB gene encoding 50S ribosomal protein L28, with amino-acid sequence MARVCELTGKKALVGNNVSHAMNKTKRKFNVNLRTKRFYIPEEDRWITLRVSASAMKTIDKKGIYAVLKEIERKGYI
- a CDS encoding DUF4295 domain-containing protein, with translation MAKKTVATLQGKSKKLTKAIKMVRSPKTGAYTFVESVMSPELVDEFLKKK
- the rpmG gene encoding 50S ribosomal protein L33; amino-acid sequence: MAKKGNRIQVIMECTEHKESGMPGTSRYITTKNKKNTPDRLELKKFNPILKRVTVHKEIK
- a CDS encoding HAD family hydrolase, which codes for MIKLIVSDIDGTLVNSKKEIPDSFWRIFNLIKEKNIRFCAASGRQMQSLEQLFEPIASEIGFVSDNGALAKFKGQELYEIPLEINEIKPILEVCEQIKNIGTVVCGKKKAYIKTNSDSILEEILRHYPSYQRVTDFSAIDDTVFKISICDEKTPKLNSYPQLKSFSKDFNVVISGNFWLDVTNQKVNKGLALSELQKLWNITPEQTLVFGDQMNDIEMMQTAKFSYAMKNAEPEVKRIASFVTDYDNDNEGVMRKIEELLNNM